A stretch of the Candidatus Aegiribacteria sp. genome encodes the following:
- a CDS encoding SagB/ThcOx family dehydrogenase produces MMNKVVAVFILLSCFSTAAFAHEYDQLVLEARNKSSALDHQAALELYQQAFQIEEGDIFELYNAACAASLCENLDAAFMYLEKAVSSNIIKKQWLEEDEDLVNLHSDSRWYALFAAMDARADAILASLPEEHPEGPLVVLPQPRLSSDVSVEEALQNRRSVRFYEDSPLTLAEVSQLLWSAYGLSNPIENAPDFLRGGLRTAPSAGALYPLELYLVARNVTDLDRGIYWYKSETHELVRIVGDDCWEELSNAGFNQPHFENAGAAIVYSAVFERCTQKYGDRGRERYVCMDLGHSAENVYLQAYALKAPSATWY; encoded by the coding sequence ATGATGAACAAGGTGGTTGCTGTATTCATTCTGTTGTCGTGCTTCAGTACGGCCGCATTTGCTCATGAGTATGACCAGCTCGTACTCGAAGCCAGGAACAAGTCGTCGGCCCTGGATCACCAGGCTGCACTTGAGTTGTACCAACAGGCCTTTCAGATCGAAGAAGGCGATATCTTCGAGTTGTATAACGCTGCTTGCGCCGCCTCCCTTTGCGAGAACCTCGATGCGGCGTTCATGTATCTCGAGAAAGCGGTCAGCAGCAATATTATCAAAAAGCAATGGCTTGAGGAAGACGAGGATCTTGTAAACCTTCACTCAGATAGCCGTTGGTATGCTTTATTTGCAGCGATGGACGCCAGAGCGGATGCCATTTTGGCCTCATTACCGGAAGAACACCCGGAAGGGCCGTTGGTTGTATTACCTCAACCCCGGTTATCAAGTGATGTGTCAGTGGAGGAGGCCTTGCAGAACCGGCGATCCGTGCGCTTCTATGAGGATTCACCGTTGACTCTCGCTGAGGTTTCGCAGCTCCTGTGGTCCGCGTACGGGCTGAGCAATCCTATCGAAAACGCACCGGACTTCCTGCGAGGCGGTCTCAGAACAGCTCCATCGGCTGGGGCATTGTATCCTCTGGAACTCTACCTGGTGGCTCGTAACGTAACTGATCTCGATCGTGGAATCTACTGGTACAAATCAGAAACCCATGAACTCGTGCGCATCGTTGGCGATGATTGCTGGGAGGAATTAAGCAATGCTGGATTCAATCAGCCTCATTTCGAGAATGCGGGGGCGGCGATTGTGTATTCGGCTGTTTTTGAACGCTGTACACAGAAATACGGAGATCGAGGCCGGGAACGTTATGTATGCATGGATCTCGGCCATTCGGCTGAGAATGTATACCTTCAGGCATATGCCTTAAAGGCTCCTTCAGCGACCTGGTATTGA
- a CDS encoding type II toxin-antitoxin system PemK/MazF family toxin, whose amino-acid sequence MTVLKRGMIIDVNLDPVKGSETGKVRPCIIVTNDIYNEIVPVIQVVPVTEWNAKKARIRTNIEITPSKSNGLTKKSLADCLQTRPVDHRQRLVKIRGKLSPAVMLEIDQSLRIVFKLNTLRY is encoded by the coding sequence ATGACCGTATTGAAAAGAGGAATGATTATTGATGTAAATCTTGACCCGGTTAAGGGCTCGGAAACTGGAAAAGTAAGACCATGCATAATCGTAACCAACGATATTTACAATGAAATTGTTCCCGTTATTCAAGTTGTTCCTGTTACCGAGTGGAATGCAAAAAAAGCTAGAATAAGAACAAATATTGAGATTACTCCATCCAAGAGTAATGGCCTTACAAAGAAATCCCTTGCAGATTGTCTGCAAACACGCCCTGTTGATCATCGTCAAAGATTAGTTAAAATCCGCGGGAAGCTGTCACCAGCTGTAATGCTGGAAATAGATCAATCATTGAGAATTGTCTTCAAGCTTAATACCCTGCGTTATTAG
- a CDS encoding Fic family protein, which translates to MHSLLRSFVGSLSFSSDHLTTIKKLGEFKGKQELYSKQIPEVLERLRENAIIESVTASNRIEGITAPETRIKAIARNPEKGHNHNEQAIAGYRDALNLIHSSHQGMTFDCNAILQLHSMIYRYLPEDGGHWKYVDNVIEERNLDGDLIKVKFKPVSHLETPEAMRSLEQGYLTQTERYRTEPLILIPLSILDFLCIHPFDDGNGRIARLLSLLLLYKSGFEVGRYISLERIIDESLKSYYDTLEASSINWHANMHDPFPWITYFWGVLIRAYKELEDRVGTSQPSRGSKTARVTEAIMHFPGEFSISDLERKCPTVSRDMIRVVLRQLKEENIISVQRRGRASKWTVINRGDLNADR; encoded by the coding sequence ATGCATTCCCTGCTCAGGAGCTTTGTAGGTTCGTTAAGCTTCTCTTCAGATCACCTCACTACTATTAAGAAACTTGGGGAGTTCAAGGGCAAGCAGGAACTCTATTCAAAGCAGATACCAGAAGTGTTGGAGCGTCTCCGCGAGAACGCGATCATTGAATCAGTCACCGCTTCAAACAGGATCGAAGGGATAACAGCTCCGGAGACAAGAATCAAAGCCATAGCCCGAAACCCGGAGAAGGGTCACAATCACAACGAGCAGGCAATAGCGGGGTATCGGGACGCACTCAACCTGATTCATTCATCGCATCAGGGAATGACATTCGACTGTAACGCAATACTCCAGCTTCATTCAATGATCTATCGGTACCTCCCTGAGGATGGAGGACACTGGAAGTACGTTGATAATGTGATAGAAGAAAGAAATCTTGATGGAGATTTGATAAAAGTAAAGTTCAAACCTGTAAGCCATTTAGAAACACCTGAAGCCATGAGATCGCTCGAACAAGGATATCTGACGCAGACGGAACGCTACCGAACAGAACCGCTGATATTAATTCCTCTGTCAATCCTGGATTTTCTCTGCATACACCCATTCGATGACGGGAACGGGCGTATTGCACGATTGCTCTCATTGCTTCTGCTTTACAAAAGCGGCTTTGAAGTAGGCCGGTATATCAGCCTTGAGCGCATTATCGATGAATCATTAAAAAGCTACTACGACACTCTCGAAGCAAGCTCCATAAACTGGCATGCCAATATGCATGATCCTTTTCCCTGGATAACCTATTTCTGGGGAGTACTTATCAGAGCGTACAAGGAGCTTGAAGATCGAGTAGGAACATCACAACCATCAAGAGGTTCAAAAACAGCAAGGGTAACAGAAGCTATTATGCATTTTCCTGGAGAGTTTTCAATCTCAGATCTGGAAAGGAAATGTCCCACAGTAAGCAGAGACATGATAAGAGTAGTTCTCCGGCAACTGAAGGAAGAGAATATCATATCCGTTCAGCGCAGGGGAAGGGCTTCAAAATGGACCGTAATCAACAGAGGAGACCTAAATGCTGACAGGTAA
- a CDS encoding type I restriction-modification system subunit M, with the protein MLTGKLKGLLNSLWDRFWSGGIANPLTVMEQISYLLFIRRLDAMDSKNKADAEWLNKEYNSIFAGQEDCRWSRFKHLPGDEMLVHVRDNVFPFIKNLGDKNQPFSQYMQDAVFIIPKASLLVEAVGIIDSIYTEIDRERQENGQTFHDTQGDIYEFLLSEISSSGKNGQFRTPRHIIQMMCELVDPKLGEQICDPACGTGGFLLGAYQHILTAHTSPELRHKDENGFERGLVGDKLTDERQWKSLRERTFYGYDFDTTMVRIGLMNLMLHGIEQADIDYMDTLSKRFNEKDCYDVVLANPPFKGSIDKGDINEELCLPTTKTELLFVNRIINLLRIGGRAAVIVPDGVLLGSSNAHKKLRQMLIEDCELQGIVSMPSGVFKPYEGVSTAVVVFVKGGKTENVWFYDMQADGYSLDDKRDKIESNDIPDIINRWKNRDPEKNTDRKAKAFTVPVKEIIDNKYDLSINRYKEIEYEEVEYDPPKEILQKLRELEDDIRKDLDELEGMLG; encoded by the coding sequence ATGCTGACAGGTAAACTGAAAGGACTGCTGAACAGTCTCTGGGACAGATTCTGGTCTGGAGGTATAGCCAACCCCCTTACGGTAATGGAGCAGATAAGCTACTTATTGTTTATTCGAAGACTCGATGCAATGGATAGTAAAAACAAAGCAGATGCGGAATGGCTTAACAAGGAATACAATTCCATTTTCGCGGGACAAGAGGACTGCAGGTGGAGCCGCTTCAAGCACCTTCCTGGAGATGAGATGCTTGTCCACGTGAGGGATAATGTCTTTCCCTTCATCAAAAACCTTGGAGACAAAAATCAGCCTTTCTCGCAGTACATGCAGGATGCCGTATTCATCATTCCCAAAGCATCACTGCTTGTAGAAGCTGTCGGCATCATAGACAGTATTTACACCGAGATAGACAGGGAACGGCAGGAGAACGGTCAGACCTTCCATGATACACAGGGCGATATCTACGAGTTCCTCCTTTCAGAGATTAGTTCATCAGGCAAGAACGGTCAGTTCAGAACACCAAGGCATATAATCCAGATGATGTGTGAACTCGTTGATCCGAAACTCGGTGAGCAGATATGTGATCCTGCCTGCGGAACAGGTGGATTCCTGCTGGGGGCTTACCAGCACATCCTTACAGCTCACACCAGCCCTGAGCTAAGACATAAGGACGAGAACGGATTTGAGAGAGGATTGGTCGGTGATAAACTCACCGATGAGCGCCAGTGGAAAAGCCTGAGAGAAAGAACATTCTACGGGTATGACTTTGACACAACGATGGTTCGGATAGGGCTCATGAATCTTATGCTCCATGGCATAGAGCAGGCTGACATAGACTACATGGACACCCTCTCAAAAAGATTCAACGAGAAGGACTGTTACGATGTGGTACTCGCCAACCCACCTTTCAAGGGAAGCATCGACAAGGGTGACATCAATGAGGAACTGTGCCTTCCAACCACAAAGACAGAACTTCTTTTCGTTAACAGAATCATCAACCTCCTGAGAATCGGTGGAAGGGCAGCTGTCATAGTCCCGGATGGCGTTTTGTTAGGCTCTTCAAACGCCCATAAAAAGCTCAGACAAATGCTCATAGAGGACTGTGAACTCCAGGGCATCGTATCCATGCCTTCAGGAGTGTTCAAACCCTACGAAGGTGTAAGTACTGCGGTAGTTGTATTCGTAAAGGGCGGAAAAACAGAGAATGTATGGTTCTATGATATGCAGGCAGATGGTTATTCCCTTGATGACAAGCGTGACAAGATAGAATCAAATGACATTCCTGACATCATCAACAGATGGAAAAACAGAGATCCTGAAAAGAACACCGATAGAAAGGCAAAAGCTTTCACAGTTCCGGTAAAGGAGATAATCGACAACAAGTACGACCTCTCCATCAACCGCTACAAAGAGATAGAGTACGAAGAAGTCGAGTACGACCCTCCCAAAGAGATACTCCAGAAACTCCGGGAACTTGAAGATGACATCCGTAAAGACCTGGATGAGCTCGAGGGAATGCTGGGATGA
- a CDS encoding restriction endonuclease subunit S produces the protein MRSGGTPRRGNPNFYGGNIPWAKIADLNTTDRVVTGTNESITEEGLSTIGNRVFPEGTLLLAMYGSVGKVAFAGKPLSTNQTILGINVRDSNRLDSRYLFHWFESNQRKLLADARGVTTNNISKTIVMNLRIPLPPLEEQKRIAAILDKADVVRRKRQESIRLTEEFLKSVFLDMFGDPVCNPNIDKLPAGWNRCVVADLRTSGKWTCIGGPFGSNLTSSDYRVSRVPVIRGSNLSTNDCFVSEDELVDPVWLVSYLQAPMAQRIIENRTLSTGVPHINLGILREFPVNLPPIAEQKRYSALNTETVKANKKQRDALEFSHGLFNSLVQRAFKGFLF, from the coding sequence ATGAGAAGTGGAGGTACTCCAAGACGAGGAAACCCGAATTTCTATGGTGGGAACATTCCTTGGGCAAAGATTGCTGATCTGAATACCACCGATAGAGTAGTCACAGGAACAAATGAGAGCATTACCGAAGAAGGATTATCAACTATTGGAAATCGTGTTTTCCCTGAAGGAACTTTATTACTTGCTATGTATGGATCTGTTGGGAAAGTCGCATTTGCAGGTAAACCTTTATCTACCAATCAAACTATTCTAGGTATCAATGTGCGAGATTCCAACAGACTCGATTCAAGGTACCTCTTTCATTGGTTTGAAAGCAATCAACGAAAGCTTCTTGCTGATGCCCGTGGTGTAACCACAAATAACATCTCTAAGACAATTGTCATGAACCTTAGGATTCCACTCCCCCCACTGGAAGAGCAGAAACGCATTGCTGCCATTCTGGACAAGGCAGACGTTGTTCGCCGCAAACGTCAGGAGTCAATCCGCCTGACAGAAGAATTCCTGAAATCTGTTTTCCTCGACATGTTCGGCGATCCGGTATGCAATCCAAATATTGATAAGCTCCCTGCGGGTTGGAATAGATGCGTGGTTGCCGACCTTAGAACAAGTGGGAAGTGGACCTGTATTGGTGGTCCCTTTGGCTCCAATCTTACCTCAAGTGACTACCGTGTCTCAAGAGTACCGGTGATACGAGGTTCAAACCTTTCAACCAATGATTGCTTCGTATCAGAGGATGAATTAGTAGATCCAGTTTGGCTTGTTTCGTATTTGCAAGCTCCGATGGCTCAACGAATTATTGAAAATCGTACACTCTCAACCGGTGTTCCACATATAAATCTTGGCATACTCAGAGAATTCCCTGTCAATCTACCTCCTATAGCGGAACAGAAAAGGTATTCTGCCCTCAATACGGAAACAGTGAAGGCGAACAAAAAACAACGAGACGCATTGGAATTTTCTCACGGGCTCTTCAACTCCCTCGTCCAACGTGCGTTCAAGGGGTTTCTCTTTTAG